One Gemmatimonadota bacterium DNA window includes the following coding sequences:
- a CDS encoding MFS transporter: protein MPLTLQAVRDRFPALQYRDFRLLWSGQVVSLTGSRMQQTAVLWHMYQLTESAYALGAMAVIRLIPILVLSPLAGVIADTHDRRRVLLIAQCGLALISTTLAWITWSRQDSATALYVITAISAGIGCFSSPAKNAMVPNLVSRRHLANAMSINITASHVASVTGPGVAGLILATGSIATVYWINTVSFAFMIVPILMMRTVHRSIGSVTRVSFAAALDGLRFIKRSPIIRSAMVLDFTATFFASATSLLPIFATEVLGVGERGYGLLSAAPAIGAVLTGALMSTFPVISGQGRLLFKAVGCYALATVIFGISSSFWLTFAALLLTGAFDTISMVLRHTIMQLSTPDELRGRMTSVNMMFVMGGPRLGEAEAGLVAGLAGAPFSVVTGGIGCLAAVAVIAWRSPALRRYDGHR from the coding sequence ATGCCGCTGACTCTCCAAGCCGTCCGAGACCGGTTTCCCGCACTTCAATACCGCGATTTCAGGCTGCTGTGGTCCGGGCAGGTCGTTTCACTCACCGGATCCCGCATGCAGCAGACCGCCGTGCTGTGGCACATGTATCAGTTGACCGAATCCGCGTATGCCCTTGGCGCGATGGCGGTTATAAGACTCATACCTATCCTGGTCCTTTCTCCGCTGGCCGGGGTGATCGCGGATACCCACGACCGCCGGCGCGTGCTGCTCATCGCCCAATGCGGTCTCGCCCTGATCAGTACCACGCTGGCATGGATTACGTGGTCGAGACAGGATTCCGCCACGGCACTTTACGTGATCACCGCCATCAGCGCGGGGATCGGTTGCTTCAGCAGTCCGGCCAAGAACGCCATGGTGCCCAACCTCGTGTCCCGGCGCCATCTCGCCAACGCCATGAGCATCAATATCACCGCGTCCCACGTGGCCTCGGTGACCGGGCCGGGCGTGGCCGGCCTGATCCTGGCCACGGGCTCGATCGCGACCGTCTACTGGATCAACACCGTTTCCTTCGCCTTCATGATCGTGCCGATCCTGATGATGCGCACCGTCCATCGGAGCATCGGAAGCGTGACGCGGGTCAGCTTCGCCGCGGCCCTCGACGGACTGCGGTTCATCAAGCGTTCGCCCATCATCCGTTCGGCGATGGTGCTTGATTTCACCGCCACCTTCTTTGCTTCCGCGACCTCGCTGCTGCCCATCTTCGCCACGGAAGTGCTGGGTGTGGGGGAACGGGGATACGGACTGCTTTCGGCGGCGCCGGCGATCGGCGCCGTGCTGACCGGCGCGCTCATGTCCACCTTCCCCGTGATCTCCGGCCAGGGCCGGCTGCTGTTCAAGGCAGTGGGCTGCTACGCGCTGGCCACTGTGATCTTCGGTATTTCATCCAGCTTCTGGCTTACCTTCGCGGCGCTGCTGCTGACCGGTGCATTCGACACGATCAGCATGGTGCTGCGCCATACCATCATGCAGCTATCGACCCCGGACGAACTGCGCGGCCGCATGACCTCGGTAAACATGATGTTCGTCATGGGAGGACCCCGGCTTGGCGAGGCCGAAGCCGGACTGGTGGCGGGACTCGCCGGCGCGCCGTTCTCCGTCGTCACGGGCGGGATCGGCTGCCTGGCGGCCGTCGCCGTCATTGCCTGGCGGTCGCCCGCGCTGAGGCGGTACGACGGCCATCGATAG
- a CDS encoding ornithine cyclodeaminase family protein translates to MLYINEDQVGRLMSMDDALRSVEQAFSGLGTGKAVNIPRTRVRLPGHTLHVMSGGIPALNLTGLKAYTTTGHGAKFVVLLFQEDTGDPLAAIEADRLGQMRTGAASGVATKYMARKDASSVGVIGTGWQARSQLAAVCGVREVTSVKAFGRDRSRREAYCREMSEALGVRVQPVDTARACVEEADVVITITSSARPVLEGAWLAPGTHVNAAGSNALVRSEIDAETVRRARVVAVDSREQAKVECGDLLEPVEKGILHWDRIHELADVVAGHVPGRIEPADITLFESQGLAVEDVAVAAVVYERAKAEGVGQQVG, encoded by the coding sequence ATGCTGTACATCAACGAAGACCAGGTTGGCCGCTTAATGTCCATGGACGACGCGCTGCGCTCGGTGGAACAGGCCTTCAGCGGGCTCGGAACGGGGAAGGCGGTGAACATCCCCCGTACCAGGGTCCGGTTGCCGGGTCATACGCTCCACGTCATGTCGGGAGGGATACCGGCGCTTAATCTCACGGGGTTGAAGGCCTATACGACCACGGGGCACGGCGCGAAATTCGTCGTGTTGCTCTTCCAGGAGGACACGGGCGATCCGCTGGCCGCGATCGAGGCCGACCGCCTCGGGCAGATGCGAACGGGCGCGGCGAGCGGCGTGGCGACGAAGTACATGGCCCGGAAGGATGCGTCCAGTGTGGGGGTTATCGGTACGGGGTGGCAGGCCCGAAGCCAGCTCGCGGCGGTATGTGGTGTACGCGAGGTGACTTCCGTCAAGGCATTCGGGCGGGACCGGTCGCGGCGGGAGGCCTACTGCCGCGAGATGAGCGAGGCCCTCGGGGTGCGGGTCCAGCCGGTCGATACCGCCCGTGCCTGCGTGGAGGAAGCGGATGTGGTCATCACGATCACCAGTTCGGCGCGGCCGGTGCTGGAAGGCGCGTGGCTGGCGCCCGGCACCCACGTGAACGCCGCCGGTTCCAACGCGCTCGTTCGCAGCGAGATCGACGCGGAGACGGTCAGGCGGGCCAGGGTGGTGGCCGTCGATTCCCGGGAGCAGGCGAAAGTGGAGTGCGGAGACCTGCTCGAGCCGGTGGAGAAGGGTATCCTCCACTGGGACCGCATACACGAACTGGCCGACGTGGTCGCCGGCCACGTGCCCGGTCGCATTGAACCCGCCGACATTACACTCTTCGAATCCCAGGGCCTGGCCGTGGAGGACGTGGCCGTGGCCGCGGTCGTTTATGAACGGGCAAAAGCCGAAGGCGTGGGACAACAGGTCGGGTGA
- a CDS encoding aminotransferase class V-fold PLP-dependent enzyme: MTTPTHPITAEEAAYWSEIRKQFYLMDDVTYLQGGTVGPSARPVIERIIELMREFEADPLNRRHGDLLRPLVEASREKLARFVGTTPDRIALVLNTTMGMNIPGQGLIWERGSDVLLSDQEYPAVRALWTWLAERDGLNLNYVSLPIPPSSPQDIVDAYSAGITENTSVVIFSHVYFTTGLVAPITELTRLAHAHGAVAMVDGAHAVGMVPLDLSEVGCDFYASSSHKWLLAPKGVGFLYMDEKYQNRIRPVIIGHNMRETDSASRYDVNGTRDLTHHAGLGDAIDYQEEIGWDSRIRPYCLGLARYLKAQAVERIRGARLTIPMDESMSGFISSFSIEGIDLSKVCQYLWSDYKIEVTALGVDGQSFFRVSTHFYDSYDDIDRFISAINEIIAKYPDVKLD; encoded by the coding sequence ATGACCACACCCACGCATCCCATCACTGCCGAAGAAGCGGCCTATTGGTCGGAGATCCGGAAACAGTTCTACCTGATGGACGACGTGACCTATCTGCAGGGCGGAACGGTAGGCCCTTCCGCCAGGCCGGTCATCGAACGCATCATCGAACTCATGCGGGAATTCGAGGCGGATCCGCTGAACCGACGGCACGGAGACTTGCTCAGGCCCCTGGTGGAGGCATCCAGGGAGAAGCTGGCCAGGTTCGTGGGGACGACCCCGGACCGGATCGCCCTCGTGCTGAACACGACGATGGGCATGAACATACCCGGCCAGGGCCTGATCTGGGAACGGGGCAGCGACGTGCTGCTCAGCGACCAGGAATACCCCGCCGTCCGTGCCCTGTGGACATGGCTGGCCGAGCGGGACGGCCTGAACCTGAACTATGTTTCCCTGCCCATTCCGCCGTCCTCGCCACAGGACATCGTGGACGCCTATTCGGCGGGCATCACGGAGAATACCAGCGTCGTGATCTTCAGTCACGTGTATTTCACGACCGGACTGGTGGCTCCCATCACGGAACTGACCCGCCTGGCCCATGCCCACGGGGCCGTGGCCATGGTGGACGGCGCACACGCCGTGGGGATGGTTCCCCTGGACCTGTCCGAAGTCGGATGCGACTTCTACGCCAGCAGCTCCCACAAGTGGCTGCTGGCGCCGAAGGGCGTGGGGTTCCTCTACATGGACGAAAAGTACCAGAACCGGATCCGGCCCGTGATTATCGGCCACAACATGCGCGAAACCGATTCGGCCAGCCGCTACGACGTGAACGGGACCCGGGACCTGACCCACCACGCGGGCCTGGGAGACGCCATCGACTACCAGGAGGAAATCGGCTGGGATAGCAGGATCCGGCCCTACTGCCTCGGCCTGGCGCGGTACCTGAAAGCCCAGGCGGTCGAGCGGATAAGGGGGGCCCGTCTCACGATCCCGATGGATGAATCCATGTCCGGGTTCATTTCCAGTTTCTCGATCGAAGGCATCGACCTGTCGAAGGTATGCCAGTATCTCTGGAGCGACTACAAGATCGAGGTCACCGCCCTCGGGGTGGATGGCCAGTCGTTCTTCAGGGTATCCACCCATTTCTACGATTCCTACGACGACATAGACCGGTTCATCAGCGCGATCAACGAAATCATCGCGAAGTATCCCGACGTGAAACTGGATTGA
- a CDS encoding alanine--glyoxylate aminotransferase family protein — translation MPVSLERLQDRGHRPRGGWPVVLQGIHPFLRFLRRHRPVHQRDQRNHREVSRRETGLNVPMTRPKLLLPGPIDIWEETLEALSQQVLPHYGEDFGPIYEETVSMLRTIFQTRNDVIIMTAPGSGALDAGLSSLFQPGEQVAVVTNGPFANRLVEILKAFRSEVIAVDDPWGEPGDPDKMRSALERHPQAAGLVVVANDTGTGVRNPLEAYAGLAREFDLPFFVDGVSALGGYDIPVDELGIDVAVTSSNKALETAPGLGILSVSDRAWDIIRTKDSGHRGWYYDLAVWKRASESSGEHPYPTTQASSLIVSLHASLKRILHRETLEGHWARYAWARSVVRAGLRAVGCTPIVADAAASCTVTTFRVHPDVSEAAELRTYLLRNHGFLAAQAMGEFARDALRVGHMGKAGSRKYIEPFLLGMEDFFRTVKDHDLPRGCSLDGLRRSGISY, via the coding sequence ATGCCAGTATCTCTGGAGCGACTACAAGATCGAGGTCACCGCCCTCGGGGTGGATGGCCAGTCGTTCTTCAGGGTATCCACCCATTTCTACGATTCCTACGACGACATAGACCGGTTCATCAGCGCGATCAACGAAATCATCGCGAAGTATCCCGACGTGAAACTGGATTGAACGTGCCCATGACCCGTCCGAAATTGTTGCTGCCCGGTCCCATCGATATCTGGGAGGAAACCCTGGAGGCGCTCAGCCAACAGGTTTTGCCTCACTACGGTGAAGACTTCGGACCCATCTACGAAGAAACCGTATCGATGCTCCGGACCATTTTCCAGACCCGCAACGACGTGATCATCATGACGGCCCCCGGTTCGGGCGCGCTCGACGCCGGACTCAGTAGTCTCTTCCAGCCCGGGGAACAGGTGGCGGTGGTAACCAACGGACCCTTCGCCAATCGCCTCGTCGAAATCCTGAAGGCCTTCCGTAGCGAGGTCATAGCCGTGGACGACCCCTGGGGCGAGCCCGGCGATCCGGACAAAATGCGTAGCGCCCTGGAACGTCACCCCCAGGCCGCCGGCCTGGTCGTGGTCGCCAATGACACCGGCACGGGCGTGCGGAATCCGCTGGAGGCCTACGCCGGCCTGGCCCGCGAATTCGACCTGCCCTTTTTCGTGGACGGCGTGTCGGCCCTGGGAGGCTACGACATCCCCGTGGACGAACTGGGGATCGACGTGGCCGTGACCTCCTCCAACAAGGCCCTGGAGACCGCGCCCGGACTGGGCATCCTGTCGGTCAGCGACCGGGCGTGGGATATCATACGCACGAAGGACAGTGGGCACCGCGGCTGGTACTACGACCTCGCCGTCTGGAAGCGGGCGTCCGAATCTTCGGGCGAGCATCCCTATCCCACGACGCAGGCCAGCAGCCTGATCGTCTCCCTGCATGCCAGCCTGAAGAGAATCCTGCACCGGGAGACGCTGGAAGGCCACTGGGCCCGGTACGCGTGGGCCCGATCCGTGGTCCGCGCCGGCTTGCGCGCGGTGGGGTGCACGCCTATCGTGGCCGATGCCGCCGCGTCCTGTACGGTGACCACCTTCCGGGTCCATCCGGACGTGTCCGAAGCCGCGGAACTGCGCACCTACCTGCTCCGCAACCACGGGTTCCTGGCGGCCCAGGCCATGGGAGAATTCGCCCGGGACGCACTGCGCGTTGGACACATGGGAAAGGCTGGTTCGCGGAAGTACATCGAACCCTTCCTGCTCGGGATGGAGGATTTCTTCCGCACGGTCAAGGACCACGACCTGCCGCGGGGATGCAGCCTGGACGGATTGCGCCGGTCCGGGATTTCCTACTGA
- a CDS encoding YihY/virulence factor BrkB family protein has product MSTVHPGITRVISSLRKASRFIGTEIWHINTRGLSRLHALLVRVAKSVIFLYHQFWEDRLLTRASALTFSSLLALVPLLAIVFTVYQSLGLYVDFEPTLREWLSPLGSDGDVVATQIMDFLANAQTGTLGYIGLVVLLFAVLGILANIEESYNDIWHVRRMRSWRQRLVSYLALLLIGPLITIGVVTFMGSSNSIALLANFERIAGFSPLSVLLIGFFFSLIIWSVPNTRVSIRAALVGGMISGCGWILLNRLFAQLITDTTQAGAREILFAGFAALPIFLIWLYLGWVILLLGAILAYSIQNVGIMEWRQSERVHGTALRSYINVLAFLYIIRNFVEENRPTRLDRLSGQTGAPENVLDEMLSAYVDSGLLSRKLGYHITYTPATSPEDIPLRSLLNVLYHPGPLPDRFQSVDPLNALSRDLLQYYRTSYRYPLDQSLTDTVLSLTPPRKTSGEHTEGGPQAS; this is encoded by the coding sequence ATATCAACCGTGCATCCAGGTATTACCCGCGTCATAAGCAGCCTGCGCAAGGCGAGCCGGTTCATCGGCACCGAGATCTGGCATATCAACACGCGGGGTCTTTCCAGGCTGCACGCGCTCCTCGTGCGCGTCGCCAAGTCTGTCATCTTCCTGTATCACCAGTTCTGGGAGGACCGCCTGCTGACCCGGGCCTCGGCCCTGACCTTCTCGAGCCTGCTGGCCCTGGTCCCTTTACTCGCCATCGTATTCACCGTGTACCAGAGCCTGGGACTCTACGTGGACTTCGAACCAACCCTGAGGGAATGGCTGAGTCCCCTGGGAAGTGACGGCGACGTCGTGGCCACGCAGATTATGGATTTCCTGGCCAACGCCCAGACCGGCACACTGGGATACATCGGTTTGGTGGTGCTCCTGTTCGCCGTGCTGGGCATCCTGGCGAATATCGAGGAATCCTACAACGACATCTGGCACGTGCGGCGCATGCGAAGCTGGAGACAGCGCCTGGTGAGCTACCTGGCATTGCTGCTCATCGGACCGCTGATCACCATAGGCGTCGTGACTTTCATGGGATCGTCGAACAGCATTGCCTTACTGGCCAACTTCGAAAGGATCGCGGGTTTCTCGCCCCTGTCCGTCCTGCTGATCGGATTCTTCTTTTCCCTCATCATCTGGTCGGTGCCGAATACCCGGGTTTCCATCCGGGCCGCCCTGGTCGGCGGCATGATTTCGGGATGCGGCTGGATTCTGCTCAACCGGTTATTCGCCCAGTTGATTACGGACACGACGCAGGCGGGTGCGCGAGAGATCCTGTTCGCGGGTTTCGCCGCCCTGCCGATCTTTCTGATCTGGCTCTATCTCGGCTGGGTGATCCTGCTGCTCGGAGCGATCCTGGCCTATTCCATCCAGAACGTGGGTATCATGGAGTGGCGGCAATCGGAGCGGGTCCACGGGACGGCGCTGCGAAGCTACATCAACGTCCTCGCCTTCCTCTATATCATCCGCAATTTCGTGGAAGAAAACAGGCCGACCAGGCTGGACCGGCTATCCGGGCAGACTGGGGCGCCGGAGAACGTACTTGACGAGATGCTGTCGGCCTACGTGGATTCAGGACTGCTCTCGCGCAAATTGGGGTACCACATCACCTACACGCCGGCTACCTCGCCGGAGGACATACCCCTGCGTTCCCTCCTGAACGTCCTGTACCATCCGGGACCGCTCCCCGACCGCTTCCAGAGTGTGGATCCGCTGAACGCACTGTCCCGGGACCTCCTGCAGTACTACCGGACGTCCTACCGCTATCCCCTCGACCAGTCCCTCACGGACACGGTGCTTTCCCTCACGCCGCCACGGAAGACGTCCGGCGAGCACACCGAGGGCGGACCCCAGGCATCTTGA
- the mgtE gene encoding magnesium transporter yields the protein MNSDVQDPTRKEPWQHLQALIQAESRHVLPSYIGSLTATELARAVSRLSQEEHTRLLGLLSPQDAAELIDRIEDVQAVDLIEDLSPADAAAIVDEMYSDAQADLLGDLKEEEAEAILEAMPDERAEEVRQLLQYPDETAGGIMLTEFVSYPVDFSVQDVIEDLRNRHDEYVGYDVQYLYVSDGAKLSGVLRLRDVLMALPAQRLTEIMVEDPVRVNVLTPLEQMRDLFETYTYLGLPVTNEAGRLVGVVRAADVQEKLTEQTESEFLKTSGIVGGEELRSMPVLTRSSRRLSWLSVNVVLNILAASVIVLYQDTLEAAIILAVFLPIISDMSGCSGNQAVAVSIRELALGLVRPGEILRVLAREASVGLMNGVVLGALLAGATLLWQGNPYLGLVVGIALAANTLLAACLGGCIPLALRAIKADPALASGPMLTTVTDMCGFFLLLSLAQFMLPKLV from the coding sequence ATGAATTCCGACGTCCAAGACCCGACCCGCAAGGAACCCTGGCAGCATCTTCAGGCGCTCATCCAGGCCGAATCGCGGCACGTGCTGCCATCCTACATCGGATCGCTTACGGCCACCGAACTGGCACGGGCCGTCTCGCGTCTGAGCCAGGAAGAACACACCCGGCTGCTCGGCCTCCTGTCGCCCCAGGATGCGGCGGAGTTGATCGACCGCATCGAGGACGTGCAGGCCGTCGACCTGATCGAGGACCTTTCACCCGCCGACGCCGCGGCGATCGTGGACGAGATGTACAGCGACGCCCAGGCCGATCTGCTTGGAGATCTAAAGGAAGAGGAAGCGGAAGCCATTCTCGAGGCGATGCCGGACGAAAGGGCCGAGGAAGTCCGGCAATTGCTGCAATATCCGGACGAAACGGCCGGCGGGATCATGCTGACCGAGTTTGTATCCTATCCCGTTGACTTTTCCGTGCAGGACGTGATCGAGGACCTGCGGAACCGCCACGACGAATACGTCGGTTACGACGTGCAGTACCTGTACGTATCGGACGGGGCGAAGCTGTCGGGCGTGCTGCGGCTGCGTGACGTGCTGATGGCCCTGCCCGCACAGCGACTCACCGAAATCATGGTGGAAGATCCCGTGCGCGTCAACGTGCTTACCCCGCTCGAGCAGATGCGCGACCTCTTCGAAACCTACACCTACCTCGGGCTGCCGGTCACGAACGAAGCAGGCAGGCTGGTCGGCGTGGTACGGGCCGCGGACGTGCAGGAAAAACTGACGGAACAGACCGAAAGCGAGTTCCTCAAGACCAGCGGCATCGTGGGCGGAGAGGAACTGCGCAGCATGCCCGTCCTGACGAGGTCCTCGCGTCGGTTGTCCTGGCTCAGCGTCAACGTCGTCCTGAACATCCTGGCCGCGAGCGTCATCGTCCTGTACCAGGACACGCTGGAAGCGGCGATCATCCTCGCGGTCTTTCTACCCATTATTTCGGACATGAGCGGGTGCTCGGGCAACCAGGCGGTCGCGGTGAGCATCCGGGAACTGGCCCTGGGGCTCGTACGGCCCGGGGAGATTCTGCGCGTCCTCGCCAGGGAGGCCTCCGTCGGCCTCATGAACGGCGTGGTCCTCGGCGCATTGCTCGCCGGCGCCACCCTTTTGTGGCAGGGAAATCCCTACCTGGGCCTCGTTGTTGGTATCGCCCTGGCGGCCAACACGTTGCTGGCGGCGTGTCTGGGAGGATGCATTCCCCTGGCACTTCGGGCGATAAAGGCCGATCCCGCACTGGCGTCAGGCCCCATGCTCACGACGGTAACGGACATGTGCGGCTTCTTTCTCCTGTTGAGCCTGGCGCAGTTCATGTTGCCAAAACTGGTCTGA
- a CDS encoding transporter substrate-binding domain-containing protein — MRAIVLFLTAVFIGLTAVLCDGSGIPEPPKYTGDLPELQSRGVVRVIVRPDAVDHLPRNAEPVELDHDIARGIAESLKLKLRLVTVEDHQSMVDKLLMGEGDLIAANLTDTPERMEKTAFSVPYHFVDEYLIVPAGESVPDSLGDLNGMAISVRASSSYYQTLLELQKQAPGLRIDTVPETLLTESIIDGVARGEYEATVCDNNLWYAVATAYDELAAPLALSENREVVLLMRPGDDELKEKVDEILLARQISPTRERVYTDDLDGLKKRGRLRMITRNNALTYFIHRGMQVGYEYELLKEFARRNDLRLEIVIPDDHAKLLDYLNEGKGDVVAAAMTINEERVAAAAFTTPYNDVDEVVVVRSDEEGISGFGDLAGRSVHVRGSSSFLAPLRDAADSVEGLEIVELPGDVETEEILFGVEDGTYDVTLADSNLLEVEQAYGHDLKAAFSIGPASLGWAVRKDNSALLAALDQYIRQEKRGLFFNLMRKKYFENIRTIAKAKDSLRVDLSGQLSPFDDHVKKYAGHYGQDWRLVTAQMYQESRFDPDAVSWVGAQGLMQVMPATGEQMGFTELHDPEEGIHAGVKYMDHLLGRFDPKLPMETRVHFALASYNVGYGHLLDARRLAREKGWDSNRWFGNVEEAMLLLSRPEYYSRARYGFCRGGQPVHYVENIQQYYDAYLEVLASADPVRTDESTHPEPLALDGPLRPVRQDRPAQHDTTTGLAIPE, encoded by the coding sequence ATGCGCGCCATAGTCCTGTTTTTGACGGCCGTATTCATCGGATTGACCGCCGTGCTTTGCGATGGTTCCGGAATTCCTGAACCGCCCAAGTACACGGGCGATCTTCCTGAGCTCCAGTCGCGCGGCGTCGTCCGCGTCATCGTCCGGCCGGACGCTGTCGACCATTTGCCCCGTAACGCGGAACCGGTCGAGCTCGACCATGACATCGCACGGGGCATAGCCGAATCGCTGAAACTGAAGTTGCGGCTCGTCACCGTCGAGGATCACCAGTCCATGGTCGACAAGCTCCTGATGGGCGAAGGAGACCTCATCGCCGCGAATCTCACGGATACACCGGAGCGGATGGAGAAAACGGCCTTTTCCGTGCCCTATCACTTTGTAGATGAATACCTGATCGTCCCCGCCGGCGAAAGCGTCCCGGACAGTCTCGGTGATCTGAACGGTATGGCGATCAGCGTTCGAGCGTCCAGTTCGTACTACCAGACGCTGCTGGAATTGCAGAAGCAGGCGCCCGGTCTGCGTATAGACACCGTACCTGAAACCCTGCTGACGGAAAGCATCATCGACGGGGTCGCCCGCGGCGAGTACGAGGCGACGGTCTGCGACAACAACCTGTGGTACGCCGTGGCGACCGCGTACGACGAGCTGGCCGCGCCGCTTGCGCTTTCGGAAAACCGTGAGGTCGTCCTGCTGATGCGGCCGGGGGACGATGAGCTCAAGGAGAAAGTCGACGAGATCCTGCTTGCCCGGCAGATATCGCCCACCCGTGAGCGCGTGTACACCGATGACCTGGACGGATTGAAGAAACGCGGCCGGCTGCGCATGATCACGCGAAACAACGCGCTTACCTACTTCATCCACCGCGGCATGCAGGTCGGCTACGAATACGAACTCCTGAAAGAATTCGCCAGGCGGAACGACCTGCGGCTGGAAATCGTCATACCGGACGACCACGCCAAACTGCTCGACTACCTGAACGAGGGCAAGGGAGACGTCGTCGCCGCGGCCATGACGATCAATGAAGAACGGGTGGCCGCGGCCGCATTCACGACGCCGTATAACGACGTGGATGAAGTGGTGGTCGTGCGCTCCGATGAAGAGGGCATTTCAGGCTTCGGAGATCTCGCCGGACGATCGGTGCACGTCCGTGGCAGTTCATCGTTTCTCGCGCCGCTTCGCGACGCCGCCGATTCCGTGGAAGGCCTGGAGATCGTCGAGCTGCCGGGCGACGTCGAGACGGAGGAAATCTTGTTCGGTGTCGAGGACGGCACCTACGACGTGACCCTGGCAGACTCGAATCTGCTGGAAGTGGAACAGGCATACGGACATGACCTGAAGGCCGCGTTCAGCATAGGGCCCGCGTCCCTGGGATGGGCCGTGCGCAAGGATAATTCCGCGCTTCTCGCAGCCCTCGACCAGTACATCCGCCAAGAGAAGCGGGGACTGTTCTTCAACCTGATGCGAAAGAAGTACTTCGAGAACATACGTACCATCGCCAAGGCCAAGGACTCGCTGCGGGTCGACCTGAGCGGACAGTTGTCGCCATTCGACGACCACGTAAAGAAGTACGCCGGTCATTACGGCCAGGACTGGCGCCTTGTTACCGCGCAGATGTACCAGGAATCCAGGTTCGATCCCGACGCCGTGAGCTGGGTAGGCGCCCAGGGACTCATGCAGGTGATGCCGGCCACGGGAGAGCAGATGGGATTCACCGAACTGCATGACCCGGAGGAAGGCATCCATGCCGGTGTCAAGTACATGGACCATCTCCTGGGCCGGTTCGACCCGAAACTGCCGATGGAGACACGTGTGCACTTCGCGCTCGCGTCCTACAATGTCGGATACGGCCATCTCCTCGACGCCCGCCGCCTGGCCAGGGAGAAGGGGTGGGACAGCAACCGGTGGTTCGGAAACGTCGAAGAAGCCATGCTGCTCCTTTCCAGGCCTGAGTATTACAGCCGGGCCCGGTACGGTTTCTGCCGGGGTGGACAGCCGGTACATTACGTCGAGAACATCCAGCAGTACTATGACGCCTACCTGGAAGTACTCGCCTCGGCCGACCCGGTTCGAACCGACGAATCAACCCACCCGGAACCACTCGCGCTCGACGGTCCGCTTAGACCGGTCCGCCAGGACCGCCCGGCCCAGCACGACACCACGACCGGACTCGCCATCCCGGAATAG
- a CDS encoding mechanosensitive ion channel family protein: MRQKNAGSTGPGGKERTMDTLINLLEQSWQWTGQELAITFAILLGTFVVKWVFKHLMTRVAKRLARVTSTQLDDMLIMAVEKPLEWVIVVLGLYLAIYTLRPPEMVMGVLQAGFWVPFSLLTAWMIFRCVNVFTSMLKEWALKTDTALDDHLVPLVERALQIMVWILAALMILQNLGYSVSGLLAGLGIGGLAVALAAQKTLADVFGSIMLLVDRPFVAGDWIVSPDREIEGVVESIGFRSTRIRTFEQTLVAIPNNRLAEFVIDNISSRPYRRVWITVGLTYDTPSDSMREAVSRIEKLLRTHPEVSQESTMLVRFNEISENSLDIMVYYFTATTVWADYLRIREDVNLKIMEIVESLGLQMAFPTRTIHVSPDSDDLEAGD, translated from the coding sequence ATGCGACAAAAAAATGCCGGAAGTACCGGCCCTGGCGGGAAGGAACGGACTATGGATACCCTCATCAATCTCCTTGAACAGTCGTGGCAATGGACGGGCCAGGAACTCGCCATCACCTTCGCGATTCTCCTGGGGACCTTTGTCGTAAAATGGGTGTTCAAGCACCTGATGACCCGCGTCGCCAAACGGCTGGCGCGCGTTACCTCGACCCAACTCGACGACATGCTGATCATGGCGGTCGAGAAACCCCTCGAATGGGTGATCGTCGTGCTGGGTCTCTACCTCGCCATCTATACGCTTCGTCCGCCCGAGATGGTTATGGGGGTGTTGCAGGCCGGCTTCTGGGTGCCCTTCTCCCTCCTGACGGCCTGGATGATCTTCCGATGCGTCAACGTCTTTACGTCGATGCTCAAGGAGTGGGCGCTTAAGACGGATACGGCCCTGGACGACCACCTCGTGCCCCTCGTCGAGCGGGCGTTGCAGATCATGGTGTGGATCCTCGCCGCACTCATGATTCTGCAGAACCTGGGCTACTCGGTGTCCGGCCTGCTGGCCGGCCTGGGGATCGGCGGTCTGGCCGTGGCCCTCGCCGCCCAGAAGACCCTGGCCGACGTCTTCGGGTCCATCATGCTCCTGGTCGACCGGCCCTTTGTGGCGGGAGACTGGATCGTTTCGCCGGACCGGGAAATCGAAGGCGTGGTGGAGAGTATCGGATTCCGCAGTACCCGGATACGGACCTTCGAACAGACCCTCGTCGCCATCCCCAACAACCGGCTGGCGGAGTTCGTGATCGACAATATCTCGTCCCGTCCGTACCGCCGGGTATGGATCACGGTGGGACTCACCTACGATACGCCGTCCGACTCGATGAGAGAGGCGGTTTCAAGGATAGAGAAACTGCTGCGCACCCATCCCGAGGTAAGCCAGGAATCGACCATGCTCGTGCGGTTCAACGAAATTTCCGAGAACTCGCTCGACATCATGGTCTACTACTTCACCGCGACGACGGTGTGGGCGGATTATCTGCGGATCAGGGAGGACGTCAACCTGAAGATCATGGAGATCGTCGAATCGCTCGGTCTCCAAATGGCCTTCCCCACCCGGACGATACACGTCTCGCCGGATTCCGATGACCTGGAGGCCGGGGATTAG